The following is a genomic window from Shewanella avicenniae.
TCACCGGCGCCCAAATGGTATCGCCAAGGAAAAACTTCCAATCGTTGGATTCCACATAGACTTCACCATCAAACGGCGCCATCACTTCGCCATCGTCATTGGGAATATCGGGGTGATAGATGCAGTAACGCAGCAATTGATTTTTTGCCTTACGGATGCGGGCTACAAAGCCAAACTCAATGTCGACTTCCGCAGGAATATGCACCGTTGCTTGCAGAAATTTCGGCAACTCTTCGCTCTGTTCATCCCATTTACTGAAAATACCGGATTGTAAAATGGTGACTTCAGGTTTGAGTTTCGACACGCGCGGGCTCCCCTTTTGATAACACACAGGCAAAAATTTTGGCCGCGGATTGTAACACGCGCCGCATCATTCACCGAATGGCCTCGTGGCTAACGCTTTATTCAGTCAAGCCGCTGATTTCAGTAATACTCAGTCACAATTATTGAATAGTCATCGATAAAGTCGATTGATAGCCTAAGGGTTCCAAAATCGACAAATTGTTTAACAAAAATGTATATAAAAAAAACACTCATCGCCTCCTCAATTATTGCGCTGCTGACCCTGCCAGCGCTTAGCGTGCAAGCGGCACCTAGCGCAACGGATGCCAGCCCACAACAGATGTGGCCCGGCGCCCAATATGCAGC
Proteins encoded in this region:
- a CDS encoding DUF3859 domain-containing protein, giving the protein MSKLKPEVTILQSGIFSKWDEQSEELPKFLQATVHIPAEVDIEFGFVARIRKAKNQLLRYCIYHPDIPNDDGEVMAPFDGEVYVESNDWKFFLGDTIWAPVNNKVGRWRMTLEIRGKVVAEQSFKVHHNDEEGQIAAFWKRRGF